One Odocoileus virginianus isolate 20LAN1187 ecotype Illinois chromosome 6, Ovbor_1.2, whole genome shotgun sequence DNA segment encodes these proteins:
- the SENP8 gene encoding sentrin-specific protease 8: MDPVVLSYMDSLLRQSDVSLLDPPSWLNDHVIGFAFEYFANSQFHDCSDHVCFISPEVTQFIKCTGSPTEIAMFLEPLDLPSKRVIFLAINDNSNHAAGGTHWSLLVYLQDKNGFFHYDSYGSSNTFHAKQVAEKLEAFLGGKGNKLAFVEEKAPAQQNSYDCGMYVICNTEALCQNFFRQQPESLLQLLTPTYITKKREEWKDLIARLAKN, encoded by the coding sequence ATGGACCCAGTGGTCTTGAGTTACATGGACAGTCTGCTGCGGCAGTCGGACGTCTCACTGCTGGACCCCCCGAGCTGGCTCAATGACCATGTTATCGGGTTTGCCTTTGAGTACTTTGCCAACAGTCAGTTTCATGACTGCTCTGACCACGTCTGCTTCATCAGCCCCGAAGTCACTCAATTCATCAAGTGCACGGGCAGCCCAACAGAGATCGCCATGTTCCTTGAACCCTTGGACCTCCCCAGTAAGAGAGTGATATTCTTAGCCATCAATGATAATTCCAACCACGCAGCTGGGGGAACCCACTGGAGCTTGTTGGTTTATCTGCAAGATAAAAATGGCTTTTTTCATTATGATTCTTATGGTAGTAGTAACACATTCCATGCAAAACAGGTAGCAGAGAAACTAGAGGCTTTCTTAGGCggaaaaggaaacaaactggCCTTTGTGGAAGAGAAAGCCCCTGCTCAACAAAACAGCTATGACTGTGGGATGTACGTGATATGTAACACTGAGGCCTTGTGTCAGAACTTCTTTAGACAACAGCCAGAATCACTACTGCAGCTACTCACTCCTACATACAtcacaaagaagagagaagaatggaaagaTCTCATTGCCAGACTTGCTAAAAATTAG
- the GRAMD2A gene encoding GRAM domain-containing protein 2A isoform X1, with the protein MVMLSGHSETFAFRCEQVSGASLPAAFLRVGLAAPWEADSPSDPGINWTSGFQEGRNQQMRGKTASLKKSTEKLGGVQRAQDTRPTWTGQRFAFQQPPPPPPPLAALVASIRSGESAQGGGCEEGSPAGIMAHGQAPELLSWPEGLKGEDVKKCSGEGTLRSKYNQQYHKLFKDIPLEEVVLKVCSCALQRDLLLQGRLYISPNWLCFHASLFGKDIKVVIPVVSVQMIKKHKMARLLPNGLAITTNTSQKYVFVSLLSRDSVYDMLRRVCTHLQVTPVPFCRQPSSKKSLCVREFPEEPECESLEALIPEMKWRKVCPASRSLSLPDSIPCISRASMESTDSFFPSKKPLGSETSDCEEKLEAGPVGHGELRLWDYRLLTIVFVLICFLVMSSSYLAFRISQLEQQLCSLNWGASVPGHR; encoded by the exons ATGGTAATGCTGTCTGGGCACTCTGAAACTTTTGCTTTCAGGTGTGAGCAAGTCTCAGGGGCCTCCCTCCCAGCTGCCTTCTTAAGAGTGGGGCTGGCAGCTCCCTGGGAGGCTGATTCTCCTTCTGACCCAGGCATAAACTGGACTTCAGGCTTCCAGGAAGGCCG CAACCAACAGATGCGTGGGAAGACAGCTTCTCTGAAGAAGAGCACCGAGAAGCTAGGCGGGGTCCAGAGAGCCCAAGACACCAG GCCAACCTGGACAGGGCAAAGGTTTGCGTTtcagcaacccccccccccccccccacctctggcaGCTTTGGTAGCCTCCATCAGGTCAGGCGAGTCTGCCCAGGGAGGCGGCTGCGAGGAGGGCAGTCCTGCCGGGATCATGGCCCACGGCCAGGCCCCAGAGCT TCTGTCCTGGCCAGAAGGCTTGAAGGGTGAAGATGTAAAGAAGTGTAGCGGAGAAGGG ACGCTACGGAGTAAATACAACCAGCAGTACCACAAGCTGTTTAAGGATATTCCCTTGGAGGAAGTGGTTCTCAAAG TGTGCTCCTGTGCCCTCCAGAGGGACCTGCTTCTCCAGGGCCGGCTCTACATCTCCCCCAACTGGCTCTGCTTCCATGCCAGCCTCTTCGGCAAGGATATCAAG GTGGTCATTCCCGTAGTGTCTGTGCAAATGATCAAAAAACACAAGATGGCACGGCTCCTTCCCAATGGCCTGGCCATCACCACCAACACCAGCCAGAAG TATGTCTTTGTGTCCCTGCTCTCCCGGGACAGTGTATACGACATGCTGAGAAGGGTCTGCACCCACCTACAG GTAACCCCTGTTCCCTTCTGTCGCCAGCCTTCAAGCAAGAAGAGTCTGTGTGTAAGAGAGTTTCCAGAGGAACCTGAGTGCGAGTCTCTG GAAGCCCTCATCCCTGAGATGAAGTGGAGGAAAGTGTGCCCTGCCTCCAGGTCCCTGTCCCTCCCAGACAGCATCCCTTGTATCTCTCGGGCATCCATGGAATCCACGGACAGCTTCTTCCCCTCCAAGAAGCCTCTGGGGTCTG AGACCTCCGACTGTGAGGAGAAGCTGGAGGCGGGGCCCGTGGGCCACGGGGAGCTCAGGCTCTGGGATTACCGGCTCCTGACGATCGTCTTCGTGCT GATCTGCTTCTTGGTCATGTCTTCATCCTACCTGGCGTTCCGCATCTCCCAGCTAGAACAGCAGTTATGTTCCCTGAATTGGGGTGCCTCGGTCCCTGGGCACAG GTAA
- the GRAMD2A gene encoding GRAM domain-containing protein 2A isoform X2: MVMLSGHSETFAFRCEQVSGASLPAAFLRVGLAAPWEADSPSDPGINWTSGFQEGRNQQMRGKTASLKKSTEKLGGVQRAQDTRPTWTGQRFAFQQPPPPPPPLAALVASIRSGESAQGGGCEEGSPAGIMAHGQAPELLSWPEGLKGEDVKKCSGEGTLRSKYNQQYHKLFKDIPLEEVVLKVCSCALQRDLLLQGRLYISPNWLCFHASLFGKDIKVVIPVVSVQMIKKHKMARLLPNGLAITTNTSQKYVFVSLLSRDSVYDMLRRVCTHLQPSSKKSLCVREFPEEPECESLEALIPEMKWRKVCPASRSLSLPDSIPCISRASMESTDSFFPSKKPLGSETSDCEEKLEAGPVGHGELRLWDYRLLTIVFVLICFLVMSSSYLAFRISQLEQQLCSLNWGASVPGHR; this comes from the exons ATGGTAATGCTGTCTGGGCACTCTGAAACTTTTGCTTTCAGGTGTGAGCAAGTCTCAGGGGCCTCCCTCCCAGCTGCCTTCTTAAGAGTGGGGCTGGCAGCTCCCTGGGAGGCTGATTCTCCTTCTGACCCAGGCATAAACTGGACTTCAGGCTTCCAGGAAGGCCG CAACCAACAGATGCGTGGGAAGACAGCTTCTCTGAAGAAGAGCACCGAGAAGCTAGGCGGGGTCCAGAGAGCCCAAGACACCAG GCCAACCTGGACAGGGCAAAGGTTTGCGTTtcagcaacccccccccccccccccacctctggcaGCTTTGGTAGCCTCCATCAGGTCAGGCGAGTCTGCCCAGGGAGGCGGCTGCGAGGAGGGCAGTCCTGCCGGGATCATGGCCCACGGCCAGGCCCCAGAGCT TCTGTCCTGGCCAGAAGGCTTGAAGGGTGAAGATGTAAAGAAGTGTAGCGGAGAAGGG ACGCTACGGAGTAAATACAACCAGCAGTACCACAAGCTGTTTAAGGATATTCCCTTGGAGGAAGTGGTTCTCAAAG TGTGCTCCTGTGCCCTCCAGAGGGACCTGCTTCTCCAGGGCCGGCTCTACATCTCCCCCAACTGGCTCTGCTTCCATGCCAGCCTCTTCGGCAAGGATATCAAG GTGGTCATTCCCGTAGTGTCTGTGCAAATGATCAAAAAACACAAGATGGCACGGCTCCTTCCCAATGGCCTGGCCATCACCACCAACACCAGCCAGAAG TATGTCTTTGTGTCCCTGCTCTCCCGGGACAGTGTATACGACATGCTGAGAAGGGTCTGCACCCACCTACAG CCTTCAAGCAAGAAGAGTCTGTGTGTAAGAGAGTTTCCAGAGGAACCTGAGTGCGAGTCTCTG GAAGCCCTCATCCCTGAGATGAAGTGGAGGAAAGTGTGCCCTGCCTCCAGGTCCCTGTCCCTCCCAGACAGCATCCCTTGTATCTCTCGGGCATCCATGGAATCCACGGACAGCTTCTTCCCCTCCAAGAAGCCTCTGGGGTCTG AGACCTCCGACTGTGAGGAGAAGCTGGAGGCGGGGCCCGTGGGCCACGGGGAGCTCAGGCTCTGGGATTACCGGCTCCTGACGATCGTCTTCGTGCT GATCTGCTTCTTGGTCATGTCTTCATCCTACCTGGCGTTCCGCATCTCCCAGCTAGAACAGCAGTTATGTTCCCTGAATTGGGGTGCCTCGGTCCCTGGGCACAGGTGA
- the GRAMD2A gene encoding GRAM domain-containing protein 2A isoform X3 yields the protein MVMLSGHSETFAFRCEQVSGASLPAAFLRVGLAAPWEADSPSDPGINWTSGFQEGRNQQMRGKTASLKKSTEKLGGVQRAQDTRPTWTGQRFAFQQPPPPPPPLAALVASIRSGESAQGGGCEEGSPAGIMAHGQAPELLSWPEGLKGEDVKKCSGEGTLRSKYNQQYHKLFKDIPLEEVVLKVCSCALQRDLLLQGRLYISPNWLCFHASLFGKDIKVVIPVVSVQMIKKHKMARLLPNGLAITTNTSQKYVFVSLLSRDSVYDMLRRVCTHLQVTPVPFCRQPSSKKSLCVREFPEEPECESLEALIPEMKWRKVCPASRSLSLPDSIPCISRASMESTDSFFPSKKPLGSGSASWSCLHPTWRSASPS from the exons ATGGTAATGCTGTCTGGGCACTCTGAAACTTTTGCTTTCAGGTGTGAGCAAGTCTCAGGGGCCTCCCTCCCAGCTGCCTTCTTAAGAGTGGGGCTGGCAGCTCCCTGGGAGGCTGATTCTCCTTCTGACCCAGGCATAAACTGGACTTCAGGCTTCCAGGAAGGCCG CAACCAACAGATGCGTGGGAAGACAGCTTCTCTGAAGAAGAGCACCGAGAAGCTAGGCGGGGTCCAGAGAGCCCAAGACACCAG GCCAACCTGGACAGGGCAAAGGTTTGCGTTtcagcaacccccccccccccccccacctctggcaGCTTTGGTAGCCTCCATCAGGTCAGGCGAGTCTGCCCAGGGAGGCGGCTGCGAGGAGGGCAGTCCTGCCGGGATCATGGCCCACGGCCAGGCCCCAGAGCT TCTGTCCTGGCCAGAAGGCTTGAAGGGTGAAGATGTAAAGAAGTGTAGCGGAGAAGGG ACGCTACGGAGTAAATACAACCAGCAGTACCACAAGCTGTTTAAGGATATTCCCTTGGAGGAAGTGGTTCTCAAAG TGTGCTCCTGTGCCCTCCAGAGGGACCTGCTTCTCCAGGGCCGGCTCTACATCTCCCCCAACTGGCTCTGCTTCCATGCCAGCCTCTTCGGCAAGGATATCAAG GTGGTCATTCCCGTAGTGTCTGTGCAAATGATCAAAAAACACAAGATGGCACGGCTCCTTCCCAATGGCCTGGCCATCACCACCAACACCAGCCAGAAG TATGTCTTTGTGTCCCTGCTCTCCCGGGACAGTGTATACGACATGCTGAGAAGGGTCTGCACCCACCTACAG GTAACCCCTGTTCCCTTCTGTCGCCAGCCTTCAAGCAAGAAGAGTCTGTGTGTAAGAGAGTTTCCAGAGGAACCTGAGTGCGAGTCTCTG GAAGCCCTCATCCCTGAGATGAAGTGGAGGAAAGTGTGCCCTGCCTCCAGGTCCCTGTCCCTCCCAGACAGCATCCCTTGTATCTCTCGGGCATCCATGGAATCCACGGACAGCTTCTTCCCCTCCAAGAAGCCTCTGGGGTCTG GATCTGCTTCTTGGTCATGTCTTCATCCTACCTGGCGTTCCGCATCTCCCAGCTAG